A genomic region of Cannabis sativa cultivar Pink pepper isolate KNU-18-1 chromosome 1, ASM2916894v1, whole genome shotgun sequence contains the following coding sequences:
- the LOC115706244 gene encoding 26S proteasome non-ATPase regulatory subunit 11 homolog, whose protein sequence is MASSYLPATADSIAQALEAKAPSEAISILYKILENPSSSSDALRIKEQAITNLSDLLRQENRAEDLRNLLTQLRPFFNLIPKAKTAKIVRGIIDTVAKIPGTAVLQISLCKEMVQWTRDEKRTFLRQRVEARLAALLMESKEYSEALNLLSGLVKEVRRLDDKLLLVDIDLLESKLHFSLRNLPKAKAALTAARTAANAIYVPPAQQGTIDLQSGILHAEEKDYKTAYSYFFEAFEAFNALEDSRAVYSLKYMLLCKIMVNQADDVTGVISSKAGLQYVGPELDAMKAVAEAYSKRSLKLFETALGDFKGQLSEDPIVHRHLSSLYDTLLEQNLCRLIEPFSRVEIGHIAELIELPIDHVEKKLSQMILDKKFAGTLDQGAGCLVIFEDGKTDAIYPATLETLTNIGKVVDSLYVRSAKIMA, encoded by the coding sequence ATGGCTTCATCATATCTTCCAGCCACTGCCGATTCGATTGCTCAGGCTTTAGAAGCCAAGGCTCCATCTGAAGCCATCTCTAttctctataaaattcttgaaaACCCATCATCATCTTCTGATGCTCTGCGGATAAAGGAACAGGCAATCACAAATCTTTCAGATCTTCTCAGGCAAGAAAACCGGGCTGAGGACCTCAGAAACCTTCTAACTCAACTGAGGCCTTTCTTTAACTTGATTCCCAAGGCCAAAACTGCGAAAATTGTTCGCGGAATCATTGATACAGTGGCCAAGATACCAGGCACAGCAGTGCTTCAGATTTCTCTCTGCAAAGAAATGGTCCAGTGGACTCGTGACGAGAAAAGGACTTTTCTTCGACAGCGAGTGGAGGCCAGGCTTGCAGCTCTTTTGATGGAGAGCAAGGAGTACTCAGAGGCCCTAAACCTTCTTTCGGGTTTGGTGAAGGAAGTTAGAAGATTGGATGACAAGCTTTTGCTtgttgacatagatttattggAGAGTAAGCTCCATTTCTCCCTTAGGAATCTTCCTAAGGCGAAAGCTGCCCTCACAGCTGCTAGAACAGCAGCTAATGCCATATATGTTCCCCCAGCTCAGCAGGGAACTATTGATTTGCAGAGTGGAATCCTGCACGCCGAGGAGAAGGACTACAAAACAGCGTACAGTTACTTCTTTGAAGCTTTCGAAGCATTTAATGCTTTAGAAGATAGTAGGGCTGTGTATAGCCTTAAGTATATGCTTCTATGTAAAATCATGGTGAACCAGGCTGATGATGTTACAGGAGTAATATCATCAAAAGCAGGTTTGCAGTATGTTGGGCCTGAGTTGGATGCCATGAAAGCAGTGGCCGAAGCCTACTCAAAACGCTCTTTGAAGCTTTTTGAGACTGCCCTTGGGGATTTCAAGGGTCAGTTATCAGAAGATCCCATTGTTCATCGACACCTTTCATCGCTTTACGACACCCTCTTGGAGCAGAATTTGTGCAGGCTGATAGAGCCGTTCTCGCGAGTTGAGATTGGGCATATCGCTGAGTTGATTGAACTTCCGATTGATCACGTAGAGAAGAAGTTATCTCAAATGATTTTGGACAAAAAATTTGCAGGGACTTTGGACCAAGGTGCTGGGTGCCTAGTAATTTTTGAAGATGGCAAGACTGATGCCATATACCCGGCCACGTTGGAAACATTAACCAACATTGGCAAGGTGGTCGATAGTCTCTACGTGAGATCGGCCAAGATAATGGCTTGA